The Photobacterium sp. CCB-ST2H9 DNA segment GAGCTGCAGCAGTTCCGGATCGGTTGTGTTCACGCGGCTCAGAACATCTCTCGCGTTCCCTGCTTGATGATTGGCAAGCAGACTTTCGGCATAGTGCAATGCAACTTCCGGGTTGTTCTGCACTTGTCTGTAGGCTTTTTCGAGCATTGGCAAAGAGTTGGCGGCCTGACCGGATTTCAGCAAACAGTACCCGTACGTATCCTGAATTTGGGGGTGTCCCTTCGCCAGCTCATGGGCTTTGGATGCGTTGTCACAGGCTTGTTTGTAGTCTTTTTTGGACAGGTACAGCCAGGCCAGATTGTTCAGCGCCAGCACATTATTGGGATCTGTTTCCAGCAGCGTGCGGTACAGCTTCATAGCTTTATCTGGCTGATGTTTTGTCTGAAGCTGCGCCAGGGTCAGCCGGAGTGGTGCTGCTTTTTCGCCATGTTCCCTGAGAACGGACTCAATAAAAGCCGCCGCTTTTTCTGACTCATGATTCATGGCATATGCCCCGGCAACGTCGTTTGCACTCTGGATGCCCGGGTAAGCTTCATAGCGTTTCAACTGCCATGCCGTGGCTTCCGGATATTGCTGGCGCTGGAGATAATTTAAGGCCTGTAGGTGCATGAAGTACTGCTGCTTTTTGACAGATTCAGGCATGTTGCCCAGAGTTTTCTGGCTGGCATCCAGTTCACCCAGCCTGAGTTGCAGTCCGGCTTTCATCAGGGAAAACAGCGGGGTCTGACTAAATTGCTCTTCTGCTTTTTCAGCGAGCGTCAGTCCTTCCGTTACCTTATTGTTCATTTCTTTGATCTGAATATTCCGAAGATAAGCCTGCTGATTGAGAACATCCATTTCCAGCCATTTGCTGTAAGCGGTTTCGGCTTCGCGGTAGTGTTTCTGTGAGAAATAAATATCACCAAGTAATTGCCAGCTTTGAATCGTTTGCTGGTGGGGGGGCAACTCCCTGATATAGGCGATGGCTTTCTCCGGTTGCTGTCGCAAGATGTAGCCACGGGCCAGATCCAGTTTCAGCGATGGATTGTCCGGACGGACTTTCACCTGAGTCGCAACGATATCAAAGGCCTGCTGGATGTTACCGCTGAATTGAGCGTACCGGTAAAGTGAGCGGGTAGTCAGTGCGTGCCCCGGTTTGTTTTCATAGGCTTGACGCGCGAAATCAAAGGCTTTGTCAGTGTCACCGTCTAAGGCGGCGATCTGTGCCAGTCCGAGCTTCGCCTGAATATTGTCCGGATCTTGACTGAGTATTTTACGGTAGATGATTTTTGCCTCAGTCGGTTTGTTTTCAATCAGCAGCACGAAGGCTTTCAGCATGTTGGCGGCATTGTCATCCGGGTCCCGGGTCAGCCATTCGTCTGCGACTTCATGTAACTGTTCGTACTTTCCCTGTTTCATGTAGTAGTAAGCCAGTCCCAGAGTGGCCTCAGGCATATCCGGATTGCTGTTCAGAATTTCTTGCAGAGTTTCAATGCCGGTGGCGTCATGACTCGCCAACTGCAGCAGACCCAACCGAAGCTGATTGTCGGGTGAAGAAGCGGCCGACGCTTGTTCTGCCAGCGAAAGTGCAAAATCTTGGCGTCCGACTTTGGCAAATTCCAGACTCATACTGGAAATGAACTGACTGTCTTCCAGATTCGTGGCATCAAAACCGCGCATGGTTTGCATGGCGCCTTCAATATTCCCGAGCTTCAGCTGGCTGGCAGCGTAAAGGCGTTTCACCATGTTGTCGGTCATGACAGGCATGATTTTTTCCAGACGCTCACTGGCGAGCGCATAGTTCCCCTGATGATAGGCAACGACGCCAGAGATCAGATAAGTGGTGATGTTGCGTGAGCCATTTCGAATGGCCAGATCGGCATGCACCTTCGCTTCATCCTGCTCACCTCTGGCATAAAGAATGGTGGCTTTCAGTTCATTGGTGAGTGCGTGACCGCTGAAAGCAGCTAGTAAGGCATCGACGTACTTTTCGGCTTCATTGAGCTGTCTGGTTTTAACCAGAGCCTGAGCCAGAAACAGGGTGTATTGCAGGGCTTTGGGCGAACTCTGTACAGCTTGGCGATAACTGCTGGCAGCGGCCTGATCCTGATTTAATCTGGTTTCGAGATGACCTTTCAGTATCCATGCCTCACTGCTGTCCGGATAAGCCTGAACAATGGCTTCGACTTCTTTGAGTGCTTTTTCTGTATGGTCCCGGGAAGCCTCAAGACTGGCTTTGGCAAGACGGGTATAGAGCGTTGTCTGCCCTGTGCGCTGGGCCTGAAGGAAAGCATTCTGGGAACTCTCCTGGTCGTTATCCCGCAGCAAGGCCAGCGATTTCATTGCATAAAGGTCTGCGAGGACTTCGGGCTGATGACTCTGCGGCTGTTCCGCCAGATCGGCGATTTCTGCGGATTTCTTTTGTCCCAGATAAGCATGGGCCAGAAGCGGTTCCACTTCATCTTTGTTCTGGGTACCACGCAAGGCTTTATATAATTCTTTTTCGGCACCGGCAAAGTCACCTTGCCGCAAATACAGTTTACCCAGCATCAGGCGGGCCTGATCCGCATCCGGGTGTTCCTGGATAGCGTTTTTTAGCTCGATGATGGCAGCGCTTTCTTCATTTTGACTGAGATAAGTGTTCGCTTTAGCTATGTATTCTTCAATCGATTGTTCACCGCAGGCAGTGAGTGTTGCGGCGAGCAGTCCGGCAAGTGTCAGCGCATGCAGTGAAGTACGAGGTAACTTAGCCATAAGCATCCCTGTCGAATTTTTTGGGTGTGGACTTTTTTATGATAGTCATTCTTTTGACACCGGGCGGGATTGGCTGTGTAAAAAACAGACGGCTCAAAAATATCTCAGAAAAGTCAGAAGCTTTGGGTTTGCTATGATTGAGACAACTGAGCTCAGAGAATGTCGGAAAGCAGCGGATGGCCCGAAACAGTGATTTTTTCCAGTGTGAATGGGTAGTCAACCCGGATCAGAAATGGTTGAAAACACAATGGCTGGCATTGGAAGCCCGTGCAGAATCAAACCTTTTTCTGTCCTGGTTGTGGATTGGCACCTGGTTGGACTGTTTTGTGGACGACTTTTCTGTGGTGGTGGCACGCAATGAGGCGTGTGTCGTCGGGCTGGGCATTATTGTGATTCACGAAAACAAGATGACTTCGCTGTCTTTGGGTCGTCAGTTTTGTCTCCACCGGACGGGCGACCGTTTGCTGGATCAAATCTGGATTGAATATAACGATTTCCTGCTCGATCGAACCGTTGCTGATCTGGTGCGTCCGCTGATGACGGCTTGTGTCATGAACAACATGAAAGGGGCTGACACCTTTGTCGTCGGTGTCACTCAGGACAAGGATTTTTTAAGCTGCGCAGTGATGGGAACAGACACATTTGAGCACGGGACAGACACCCTGATGGTACTGGCAGACGGCACTGTGGTTCTGCCGGAAAAGGAAGTGGGGTGGGAGTCTCAGGCTTTCCAGCTGTATTTTGCGCCTCTTCAGAAGCAGCACCAAACGTTGGACAGCTATCTGTCTCGCAGCGCCCGGTATCAGATCAAACGCAGCATGAAAATTTATCAGGCTGCAGGAGGGCTGAAAGTTATCACGGCCAGTTCAGTTGCGCAGGGACTCGTACTGTTTGAGCATGCTGCTGGCTATCACCTGAAGCGCTGGGGCAATCGGCCCGGGCAGAGTGGTTTTGCTAATCCGCATTTTCTCCGGTTTCATCAGGAGCTGATTCGCCGCGGTCTGCCTTCAGGCACTGTCGCCATTCATCATATTTATGCCGGTGAAAGGGATCTGGGTGTGGTGTACAACTTTCATCATGGCAACTGGGTCCTGTTTTATCTGAGCGCGCTGAACTATGACTTGAGCAGTTCAGCTGAGGACAGACACCTGAAGCCGGGTTTGGTGGCACATTATCTGTTAATTCAGATGGCCATGGAACAAGGATTCGACGGATATGACTTCATGGGCGGTGTGTCCCGCTATAAGCAGACGTTTGCCAATCAGACCGTCGGGTTTGCGGTATATCATTACCGGTTTCCGCACCTCCTGTACCGGATGAAAAAAGTTATTCGCGGTCTGAAGCGCCGGGTCTGGTCACAAAACAATTCTCGCTGCTCTTGAATGCTCCGGCAAAGCTGTCCTGTGGCCTCACAAGGTTGCCGCAAAAGTCCGAAACTGTCTGTTGTGCTGTGATCGGGTAAGTGGTTGCCTGAGACATTAATTCTGTTTGCCTGACCTGATCTTTAGGGGAGAAATTGCCGATCGCCGGTGATTTGTACCAGTCATCGAGCTTTTGTTTTTCGGTCAGAAAATCAATGGAAAAGAGCAGGTTATGTGATGCAGCGGCTTTGCCCTGATCGCGTTCGCGAATGTGTCCGCCAACGATATTATTCAGCAGTCTGGCGCTGGATTCCGGGAAACGCACATCGATGCCGGAAGTGTGATAGAAAATATTGTTGTTCACAAGAGCATCACTGACTTTATTGATGTACAGACCGACATCGTTGCAATGCATTACAATATTATTTCTGACGGTGTGGTTCAGTCCTTCGAAGGCAGCCTGGTCCCGGCGGTTTTCCTGTCCCATGCCGCCGCCGCCCAATGACAGCCCGACCTGATATCCGCCATATTGACGGCTGCTGGTATTACAGATGACCAGATTGTTTTCGATAATTCCGTTTCTGTTGCCTCCCTTCATGAAAGCACCATAGCTGACCTGGTTGCCGCCGGTTTTTATAAAATCACGAATGATGTTCCGCTCGATCACCCATTGATTGCCATGGTCCAGATTGATGGGTGTGACCGGGTTTGATGTATCCCTGGGCTGAGTGTTGTAGAAATGATTGCGGCGAATGATGCCGTTATCCGGAAAGGCCTGCCGGAAACGGTTCACTTTAATGGCCGCATTAAAATCGATAAACGTATTGTTTTCGATGAGGCTGTAATCCGCATCGCCGACGATGTGCAGCGCATGTTCACAGTCAGAAGGGACGGGGCAGGCGCCTTTGAATGTCAGCCCGGAGATTGTCCAGTAGGGCTGGTTGATCACAATGCCTTCCAGGCCATTCAGCGCCAGAACAACATGTCCGGGTTCTTCCGCGCGAACGATGATGGGTCTGGATGCAGAAGGCCTGACCTGGCTGATGTCCAGTCGTTTTTCCTGAAGCGCATACCGGCCTTTTTTCAGGACGATTTCCTGTCCCGGAA contains these protein-coding regions:
- the prsT gene encoding XrtA/PEP-CTERM system TPR-repeat protein PrsT, translated to MAKLPRTSLHALTLAGLLAATLTACGEQSIEEYIAKANTYLSQNEESAAIIELKNAIQEHPDADQARLMLGKLYLRQGDFAGAEKELYKALRGTQNKDEVEPLLAHAYLGQKKSAEIADLAEQPQSHQPEVLADLYAMKSLALLRDNDQESSQNAFLQAQRTGQTTLYTRLAKASLEASRDHTEKALKEVEAIVQAYPDSSEAWILKGHLETRLNQDQAAASSYRQAVQSSPKALQYTLFLAQALVKTRQLNEAEKYVDALLAAFSGHALTNELKATILYARGEQDEAKVHADLAIRNGSRNITTYLISGVVAYHQGNYALASERLEKIMPVMTDNMVKRLYAASQLKLGNIEGAMQTMRGFDATNLEDSQFISSMSLEFAKVGRQDFALSLAEQASAASSPDNQLRLGLLQLASHDATGIETLQEILNSNPDMPEATLGLAYYYMKQGKYEQLHEVADEWLTRDPDDNAANMLKAFVLLIENKPTEAKIIYRKILSQDPDNIQAKLGLAQIAALDGDTDKAFDFARQAYENKPGHALTTRSLYRYAQFSGNIQQAFDIVATQVKVRPDNPSLKLDLARGYILRQQPEKAIAYIRELPPHQQTIQSWQLLGDIYFSQKHYREAETAYSKWLEMDVLNQQAYLRNIQIKEMNNKVTEGLTLAEKAEEQFSQTPLFSLMKAGLQLRLGELDASQKTLGNMPESVKKQQYFMHLQALNYLQRQQYPEATAWQLKRYEAYPGIQSANDVAGAYAMNHESEKAAAFIESVLREHGEKAAPLRLTLAQLQTKHQPDKAMKLYRTLLETDPNNVLALNNLAWLYLSKKDYKQACDNASKAHELAKGHPQIQDTYGYCLLKSGQAANSLPMLEKAYRQVQNNPEVALHYAESLLANHQAGNARDVLSRVNTTDPELLQLKRKLEAQINL
- a CDS encoding GNAT family N-acetyltransferase, whose product is MARNSDFFQCEWVVNPDQKWLKTQWLALEARAESNLFLSWLWIGTWLDCFVDDFSVVVARNEACVVGLGIIVIHENKMTSLSLGRQFCLHRTGDRLLDQIWIEYNDFLLDRTVADLVRPLMTACVMNNMKGADTFVVGVTQDKDFLSCAVMGTDTFEHGTDTLMVLADGTVVLPEKEVGWESQAFQLYFAPLQKQHQTLDSYLSRSARYQIKRSMKIYQAAGGLKVITASSVAQGLVLFEHAAGYHLKRWGNRPGQSGFANPHFLRFHQELIRRGLPSGTVAIHHIYAGERDLGVVYNFHHGNWVLFYLSALNYDLSSSAEDRHLKPGLVAHYLLIQMAMEQGFDGYDFMGGVSRYKQTFANQTVGFAVYHYRFPHLLYRMKKVIRGLKRRVWSQNNSRCS
- a CDS encoding chondroitinase-B domain-containing protein, whose amino-acid sequence is MFRNGLKTYFAIIGILAHLVVISGMVYLVRHWVTQNETLPATLRHSANQLKQLRPELQPVHQAIAGVASSLSSPSYFWREFDTRYWPTIGPDGHTQATPAAPLGTLWVSDAESFKNALKQVLPGQEIVLKKGRYALQEKRLDISQVRPSASRPIIVRAEEPGHVVLALNGLEGIVINQPYWTISGLTFKGACPVPSDCEHALHIVGDADYSLIENNTFIDFNAAIKVNRFRQAFPDNGIIRRNHFYNTQPRDTSNPVTPINLDHGNQWVIERNIIRDFIKTGGNQVSYGAFMKGGNRNGIIENNLVICNTSSRQYGGYQVGLSLGGGGMGQENRRDQAAFEGLNHTVRNNIVMHCNDVGLYINKVSDALVNNNIFYHTSGIDVRFPESSARLLNNIVGGHIRERDQGKAAASHNLLFSIDFLTEKQKLDDWYKSPAIGNFSPKDQVRQTELMSQATTYPITAQQTVSDFCGNLVRPQDSFAGAFKSSENCFVTRPGASDRE